One Dialister invisus DSM 15470 genomic region harbors:
- a CDS encoding TonB-dependent receptor: MKKKILSAALLSVLVSSALGTVTAGAVYEMDEVTVTADREGIVAALPGGLVNQTAKLGILGNKSIMDIPYSEMSMTEKTLETFSDPSQPLANVLQNNPSIRSSTSSPMYTDFSMRGINMNGNHMMLNGIPSLFYQFNGPPNHIIERMDITSGPNAGVNGVSMSNNGTNGGATPAPGTINIVTKKAGQTPVLNYTQTFSGRSSFGEFIDVSRRTGANGEWGVRVMGEYMDGDLALRHAEKEEKNIFINLDRKGETSVTNIFAGSFDLRVNKGQRWFTYGGRSDVLPSAPDSNTDYDFDGTTKWMHGWLLTVNHEKELNGNWSWFVNWGVNRRSGNKYNSSSALKFDEKGNFMSSNVSNAQNEIGTNSYFQTGIKGKFDTGAVEHHVSLAFDRSGARYWNDTNNSVKGNITGGLYDGTAYKNSFYIPSLRKAKLSWSEINTGITLADSLAYGKWDVLLAVSRKHEHFRNEIKGQLIRNDDWLPTFGITYKANDHLSFYAGQTESLSRGGVVSNDSKYVNQGETLVPSVSRQKEIGVKYKYGGLLTTLSYFYIDQENVIDIDVGSGKYRRAADGRDKFKGVEWTVNGKLAPKWTVTGGLMYIDAKRDRTQGGKNDGRFVNGVADRSGVLGLVYEPNDSLGIIGRVVWNDAAYIDNSNAPSGKTKIPSYTTFDLGVNYKTRLGRIPVSLSAMCYNVTNKDYWMGRGSSTTFGLSMPRTFMLSARFEF, encoded by the coding sequence ATGAAAAAGAAAATCTTATCGGCAGCGCTGCTTTCTGTGCTGGTTTCATCAGCGCTTGGCACTGTGACTGCAGGTGCCGTGTATGAAATGGACGAAGTTACCGTCACAGCAGACAGAGAAGGGATTGTGGCGGCGCTTCCGGGCGGGCTTGTAAATCAGACGGCCAAATTAGGGATTTTGGGAAATAAAAGTATTATGGATATCCCTTACTCTGAAATGAGTATGACTGAAAAGACACTGGAAACTTTCAGTGATCCGTCCCAGCCGCTGGCCAATGTGCTCCAGAATAATCCTTCTATCCGTTCCAGCACATCGTCCCCCATGTATACGGACTTTTCCATGCGCGGAATTAATATGAACGGAAACCATATGATGCTGAACGGGATCCCCAGCCTGTTTTACCAGTTCAACGGTCCGCCGAATCACATCATCGAAAGAATGGATATTACTTCAGGACCGAATGCCGGCGTCAATGGGGTCAGCATGTCGAATAATGGAACCAACGGCGGCGCCACGCCGGCTCCGGGAACCATCAATATTGTCACGAAAAAAGCGGGGCAGACTCCTGTTTTGAACTACACGCAGACCTTTTCGGGAAGAAGCAGCTTTGGTGAGTTTATTGACGTAAGCCGCAGGACAGGCGCCAATGGCGAATGGGGCGTCCGTGTCATGGGCGAATACATGGATGGCGATTTGGCGCTCCGCCATGCGGAAAAAGAAGAAAAGAATATTTTCATCAACCTTGACCGCAAAGGGGAAACATCCGTTACGAATATTTTTGCAGGGTCTTTCGATCTCCGTGTGAATAAAGGGCAGCGCTGGTTCACCTATGGCGGCAGATCCGATGTCCTTCCCTCCGCACCGGATTCCAATACGGATTATGATTTTGACGGTACTACGAAGTGGATGCACGGCTGGCTTCTTACTGTGAATCACGAAAAAGAACTCAATGGTAACTGGAGCTGGTTCGTGAACTGGGGCGTCAACCGCAGAAGCGGAAATAAGTATAATTCCAGCTCTGCCCTGAAGTTTGACGAAAAGGGAAATTTCATGAGCAGCAATGTGTCCAATGCACAGAATGAAATAGGAACGAATTCTTATTTCCAGACAGGGATCAAAGGGAAGTTCGATACCGGCGCCGTAGAACATCATGTATCCCTTGCCTTTGACCGCTCCGGCGCCAGATACTGGAATGACACGAATAACAGCGTGAAAGGAAATATCACAGGCGGTCTTTATGACGGTACAGCCTATAAAAACAGTTTCTATATCCCTTCGCTCCGGAAAGCAAAACTTTCCTGGTCGGAAATCAATACAGGCATTACACTGGCCGATTCTCTTGCCTACGGGAAATGGGATGTCCTTTTGGCAGTTTCCAGAAAACACGAACATTTCAGAAATGAAATTAAAGGGCAGCTCATACGGAATGATGACTGGCTTCCGACTTTCGGGATTACCTACAAAGCAAATGATCATCTTTCCTTTTACGCGGGACAGACGGAAAGTCTTTCCAGGGGCGGCGTCGTTTCCAATGACAGCAAGTATGTCAACCAGGGAGAGACTTTGGTGCCGTCGGTGAGCAGGCAGAAAGAAATCGGCGTGAAGTATAAATACGGCGGACTTCTCACCACTTTGAGCTATTTCTATATCGATCAGGAAAATGTCATTGATATAGATGTGGGAAGCGGTAAGTACCGCCGCGCTGCTGACGGAAGAGACAAGTTCAAAGGTGTGGAATGGACAGTGAATGGGAAATTGGCACCGAAATGGACAGTGACCGGCGGGCTGATGTACATTGACGCCAAGCGGGATAGAACGCAGGGCGGGAAGAACGACGGCCGCTTCGTTAACGGCGTGGCAGACCGGAGCGGCGTACTGGGACTCGTTTACGAACCGAACGACAGCCTGGGAATCATAGGGAGAGTCGTTTGGAATGACGCTGCCTATATCGATAATTCCAATGCGCCGTCAGGAAAAACGAAAATCCCGTCTTACACCACCTTTGACCTGGGTGTGAACTACAAAACACGTTTGGGGAGAATCCCCGTTTCTTTAAGCGCCATGTGCTACAATGTGACAAATAAAGATTACTGGATGGGAAGAGGGAGTTCCACCACCTTCGGATTATCCATGCCGAGGACATTCATGCTCTCTGCCCGATTCGAATTCTGA
- a CDS encoding ABC transporter permease, which translates to MKGNKNAVRLLYTTAVVIAFAVIFCAVFAPLLAPYDPSAVSPEEVLEHSSAAHWFGTDALGRDILSRVIYGARSSVAFAFCSAFCTMVLGLSLGMVSGYFGGLADKSVQCLVALFQGLPGTSLMIAIAAILPENDFRIIIALTLTSWTGFSRIVRNEVLRIKGETYMEGIRSIGAGHWYILRKYVFPNLLPVLIVLFTLRTGTSLLSASALSYLGLGVSPPTADWGVMISDARTYFRSYPLMILAPGMGITLFCLSINLLGDALRDNLQIRKSPEERRG; encoded by the coding sequence ATGAAAGGGAATAAGAATGCCGTCAGGCTCCTTTACACGACGGCCGTTGTTATCGCTTTTGCCGTTATTTTCTGCGCCGTTTTTGCACCGCTCCTTGCGCCCTATGACCCATCAGCCGTATCGCCTGAGGAAGTACTGGAACACAGTTCCGCAGCTCATTGGTTTGGAACAGATGCCCTGGGAAGAGACATTCTTTCACGGGTCATTTATGGTGCCCGGTCTTCCGTGGCTTTTGCATTCTGTTCCGCATTCTGTACCATGGTGCTTGGATTGTCTTTGGGCATGGTGTCAGGGTATTTTGGGGGATTGGCGGATAAATCCGTACAGTGCCTTGTGGCGCTCTTTCAGGGACTTCCCGGGACAAGCCTCATGATTGCCATTGCAGCCATTCTTCCTGAAAATGATTTCCGCATTATCATCGCTTTGACATTGACGTCCTGGACGGGGTTTTCCCGTATCGTCCGTAATGAAGTGCTCCGTATCAAAGGGGAAACATACATGGAAGGAATACGGAGCATCGGCGCCGGCCACTGGTATATCCTGCGGAAATATGTATTTCCCAATTTGCTGCCTGTTCTGATAGTCCTCTTTACCTTACGAACAGGAACCTCTCTTTTGTCGGCATCTGCCTTATCCTATCTGGGACTCGGTGTTTCTCCGCCGACAGCGGACTGGGGTGTCATGATCAGCGACGCGCGGACCTATTTTCGCTCTTATCCTCTGATGATACTGGCTCCGGGCATGGGAATCACCCTGTTCTGTCTGTCGATTAATCTTCTGGGAGACGCTTTGCGGGACAATTTGCAGATTAGAAAATCGCCGGAAGAAAGGAGGGGATAG
- a CDS encoding ABC transporter ATP-binding protein, producing MDIQIKNLSVSFPSPKGDAKVLRNADIILKSGKITAIVGESGSGKSILGAAVMGLLESSVRVSGEILFGNTDLLSLSEKELNSIRGERIGWIAQDPVTAMDPMMKVGKQMMEGVHFYQNGKETKADGIRQLEEFGLSDAQRVWDAYPFGLSGGMAQRVLTAMMTLPGPEWLIADEPTKGLDAFVRRQAADAFRKLREKGVGILLITHDLRLAERLSDFMAVMYAGEIIEYGKTKDIFSNTVHPYTKGLFAAAPDRGMQPICGIAPDLSRLPCGCIFASRCPAYRKNSCDEKQKMLTLAEDHDVRCIRKGGGL from the coding sequence GTGGATATTCAAATTAAAAATCTGTCTGTTTCTTTCCCTTCGCCAAAGGGGGATGCAAAAGTCCTGCGAAATGCGGATATAATCCTGAAAAGCGGGAAAATTACGGCGATCGTAGGGGAGTCGGGAAGCGGTAAATCTATCCTCGGCGCGGCGGTTATGGGGTTATTGGAATCGTCTGTCCGGGTTTCAGGGGAAATTTTATTTGGAAATACAGATCTTCTTTCTCTATCCGAAAAAGAATTGAATTCTATCCGCGGCGAACGGATCGGGTGGATTGCCCAGGATCCTGTGACAGCGATGGATCCCATGATGAAAGTGGGAAAACAGATGATGGAAGGGGTGCATTTTTATCAGAACGGGAAAGAGACAAAAGCGGACGGTATCCGGCAGTTGGAAGAATTCGGACTTTCCGATGCCCAGCGCGTGTGGGATGCTTATCCTTTCGGACTGTCCGGTGGTATGGCGCAAAGAGTGCTCACCGCCATGATGACGCTGCCCGGTCCTGAATGGCTTATTGCAGATGAACCGACGAAAGGCCTTGATGCTTTTGTCCGCCGGCAGGCAGCGGACGCTTTCAGGAAACTGAGGGAAAAAGGTGTGGGCATTTTGCTCATTACCCACGATCTCCGGTTGGCGGAACGCCTTTCCGATTTTATGGCGGTAATGTATGCGGGAGAGATTATTGAATATGGGAAGACAAAAGACATCTTTTCAAATACGGTGCACCCCTATACGAAAGGCCTGTTTGCCGCAGCTCCCGACAGGGGCATGCAGCCGATCTGCGGTATCGCGCCTGATCTTTCCCGTCTTCCCTGCGGCTGTATTTTTGCATCCCGCTGCCCGGCGTATAGGAAAAATTCCTGCGATGAAAAGCAGAAAATGCTTACGCTTGCAGAAGACCATGACGTCCGCTGTATCCGGAAAGGAGGCGGCTTATGA
- a CDS encoding ABC transporter ATP-binding protein: MTLLSIEHISRSVETGFIRKQKKEILHDISFCVGKRETVGITGASGAGKSTLARVIMGLLREDGGNIVFQGKELTKTSLREARRRRRQMHMLFQNPASSLNPRMKIRESMEEPARIYGMDISRGQEICDMMKRLQLREELLYRYPHQLSGGELQRVCLGRLLLLKPELLILDEPTSMLDVSVQAQIIGILKEVQEEENISYLFISHDLDLLRACCHRIGILNQGKLVEMEETERLFHSPAAPYTKELISAFFTF, from the coding sequence ATGACACTTCTTTCTATAGAACATATTTCCCGGAGTGTGGAAACGGGATTTATCCGTAAGCAGAAAAAAGAAATACTTCATGATATCTCTTTTTGTGTAGGGAAAAGGGAAACGGTGGGCATTACAGGGGCAAGCGGCGCAGGGAAATCCACGCTGGCGAGAGTCATCATGGGTCTGCTTCGTGAAGACGGCGGGAACATTGTCTTTCAGGGAAAAGAACTGACAAAAACATCTTTAAGGGAAGCCCGGCGCAGGCGGCGGCAAATGCATATGCTTTTCCAAAATCCTGCGTCTTCCTTAAATCCGCGAATGAAAATCAGAGAATCTATGGAAGAACCGGCGCGGATATACGGAATGGACATTTCCCGCGGTCAGGAAATTTGTGACATGATGAAACGCCTCCAGCTGAGGGAAGAGCTTCTGTACCGTTATCCCCACCAGCTTTCCGGAGGAGAACTGCAGCGCGTATGCCTCGGACGGCTTCTTCTTCTGAAACCCGAGCTTCTGATTCTTGATGAACCCACTTCTATGCTGGATGTTTCCGTGCAGGCGCAGATCATTGGGATACTGAAAGAGGTGCAGGAAGAAGAAAATATTTCCTATCTTTTCATTTCCCACGACCTTGACCTGCTTCGCGCCTGCTGCCACCGGATCGGAATACTCAATCAGGGGAAACTGGTGGAAATGGAGGAAACGGAGAGACTCTTCCACAGTCCTGCGGCTCCGTATACAAAAGAATTGATTTCCGCATTCTTTACATTTTGA